A single Fusobacterium hominis DNA region contains:
- a CDS encoding ABC transporter permease has product MKKINRVYILLIIIFIWGLGSKLKIWNSYIIPSPENVFNSSFELLKNGKLFNSIFISLKRVFIGFFISSILAIPLGIIFGLKNKLYNIFEYLFEFLRHVPPLAMVPMIILWFGIGETSKIVIIVLASFFPIFLNTLKGIQICDKKYIEVGKVFNLTKFQIFKKIIFPSAVPDIVLGLKLGIGYSWRAIIAAELIASSSGIGYLILDAQQISRSDIIVVGIISIGLFGIITEYIFSKISNLYLKKYKVEVKDE; this is encoded by the coding sequence ATGAAAAAAATCAATAGAGTATATATTTTATTAATAATTATTTTCATTTGGGGATTAGGGTCAAAATTAAAAATTTGGAATAGTTATATTATTCCCTCACCAGAAAATGTATTTAATTCTTCTTTTGAACTTTTAAAAAATGGTAAGTTATTTAATAGTATATTTATAAGTTTGAAACGAGTTTTTATAGGATTTTTTATTTCTTCAATTTTAGCTATTCCCTTAGGGATTATTTTTGGATTAAAAAATAAACTATACAATATTTTTGAGTATTTATTTGAATTTTTAAGACATGTGCCACCTTTGGCAATGGTCCCTATGATCATATTATGGTTTGGAATAGGAGAAACTTCAAAAATTGTAATCATAGTATTGGCATCTTTTTTTCCAATATTTTTAAATACTTTAAAAGGGATACAAATATGTGATAAAAAATATATAGAAGTAGGAAAAGTTTTTAATCTTACAAAATTTCAAATATTTAAAAAGATTATTTTTCCAAGTGCTGTTCCAGATATTGTATTGGGTTTAAAACTTGGAATTGGATATAGTTGGAGAGCAATTATAGCTGCAGAGTTAATAGCTTCATCTTCTGGAATTGGGTATTTGATACTAGATGCCCAACAGATATCAAGATCTGATATTATAGTAGTAGGAATTATAAGTATAGGATTATTTGGTATAATAACTGAATATATTTTTTCGAAAATTAGTAATTTATATTTAAAAAAATATAAAGTAGAGGTAAAAGATGAGTAA
- a CDS encoding ABC transporter ATP-binding protein, translating into MSNLYKIEGLTKKYKIADKENVILSNLDLVIPNDEITVIIGKSGCGKTTLLRMIAGLEDKTSGEIKFIDGNEEVASPKIGFVFQESRLLPWLTIKENTQIHNEGKAEETLTMLGLKEYINMYPDQLSGGMAQRVSIARALCYNPDTLLMDEPFSALDYFTRKQLLDEILNIYLKTKKGIIFVTHNIEEGLTLGKNIFVMKDKKIKAYRINESYPRNLDNEDMIKLKNQILKDII; encoded by the coding sequence ATGAGTAATCTTTATAAAATAGAAGGACTAACTAAAAAATATAAAATAGCTGATAAAGAAAATGTTATATTATCAAATTTAGATTTGGTAATACCAAATGACGAGATAACAGTTATTATTGGAAAAAGTGGCTGTGGGAAAACAACACTTTTAAGAATGATAGCTGGATTAGAAGATAAAACTAGTGGAGAGATAAAATTTATTGATGGTAATGAAGAAGTAGCTTCTCCTAAAATTGGTTTTGTATTTCAAGAAAGCAGACTATTACCTTGGTTGACTATAAAAGAAAACACACAGATTCACAATGAAGGTAAAGCTGAAGAAACATTAACCATGTTAGGATTAAAAGAGTATATTAATATGTACCCAGATCAACTATCAGGGGGAATGGCACAAAGAGTATCAATAGCACGAGCCTTATGTTACAATCCAGATACATTATTAATGGATGAGCCATTTTCGGCACTTGATTATTTTACTAGAAAGCAATTATTAGATGAGATTTTAAATATATATTTGAAAACGAAAAAAGGAATAATATTTGTAACACATAATATAGAAGAAGGACTTACATTAGGAAAAAATATATTTGTAATGAAAGATAAAAAAATAAAAGCTTATAGAATAAACGAGAGTTATCCTCGGAATTTAGATAATGAAGATATGATAAAATTAAAGAATCAAATATTAAAAGATATAATATAG
- a CDS encoding NrtA/SsuA/CpmA family ABC transporter substrate-binding protein: protein MIKKVLLGMMFCILFIVGCGKKEKVENINITYVKAPLNIPSILEKNMNMFDKEFEKDNIKVNFYELTTGPEQTNALAAGELDFLHALGGTSAIIAASNGVDLKITNVYSRSPKGFMLLTKNSDINSAADLVGKKVAGPKGTILHQVLVGYLTKNGYKENDVEFINMKLPDAMAALETGNVDAALLAGPVALKAIKNGANVITDGERLTQGLIVTAVSGKFLKENPDLVKRFVSTNEKAVNFIGTNFDETIDIVAKDVGLTKDQVMELYPLYDFNTKITPEDIKDLEDTQEFLIQNGMQKNKVNIQELIVK, encoded by the coding sequence ATGATAAAAAAAGTTTTATTAGGTATGATGTTTTGTATTTTATTTATAGTTGGTTGTGGAAAAAAGGAGAAAGTGGAAAATATAAATATAACATATGTTAAAGCTCCTTTAAATATCCCATCTATTCTTGAAAAAAATATGAATATGTTTGATAAGGAATTTGAAAAGGATAATATTAAAGTTAATTTTTATGAGTTGACTACAGGTCCTGAGCAAACTAATGCTCTGGCAGCAGGAGAATTAGATTTCTTACATGCTTTAGGGGGAACCTCAGCAATTATAGCTGCATCAAATGGAGTAGATTTAAAAATTACAAATGTTTATAGTAGATCTCCAAAAGGATTTATGTTGTTAACTAAAAATAGCGATATAAATTCAGCAGCTGATTTAGTAGGAAAAAAGGTTGCAGGGCCAAAAGGAACAATTCTTCATCAAGTATTAGTTGGGTATTTAACTAAAAATGGCTATAAAGAGAACGATGTAGAGTTTATAAATATGAAACTTCCTGATGCGATGGCAGCTTTAGAAACAGGAAATGTAGATGCTGCGTTATTAGCTGGACCAGTTGCATTAAAAGCTATAAAAAATGGAGCTAACGTTATTACAGATGGAGAAAGGTTGACACAAGGGCTTATAGTAACTGCCGTAAGCGGAAAATTTCTAAAGGAAAATCCTGATTTGGTAAAAAGATTTGTAAGTACAAATGAAAAAGCAGTTAATTTTATTGGAACAAATTTTGATGAGACTATAGATATAGTTGCTAAAGATGTAGGTTTAACTAAAGATCAAGTTATGGAACTTTACCCATTATATGACTTTAATACTAAAATTACACCAGAAGATATAAAAGATTTGGAAGATACTCAAGAATTTTTAATACAAAATGGTATGCAAAAAAATAAAGTCAACATTCAAGAGTTAATTGTAAAATAG
- a CDS encoding flavin reductase family protein, which translates to MSKNIFKGSVVLNPVPVVLVTSRNKEHKNNVFTVAWTGTVCTKPPMLSIAIRPERLSYEFIKETMEFTVNLPTRKLTKETDYCGVRSGRQVDKIKEMNFTLKEGKEVNSPYIEECPVNIECKVKSIIPLGTHDLFLAEVVCSHIDQRLMDENEKIHFEWANLIAYSHGEYFPIPKTPIGKFGYSVAKTNSTPKAENKSIKKPKKSLKNKSEKKKRKKVK; encoded by the coding sequence ATGAGCAAAAATATATTTAAAGGTAGTGTTGTTTTAAATCCTGTTCCTGTAGTGCTGGTTACTAGCAGAAACAAAGAACATAAAAACAATGTGTTTACTGTTGCATGGACAGGAACAGTTTGCACAAAGCCTCCAATGCTTTCTATTGCTATTAGACCAGAAAGATTGTCTTATGAATTTATAAAAGAAACTATGGAGTTTACTGTAAATCTACCTACTAGAAAATTAACAAAAGAAACTGACTACTGTGGTGTACGTTCTGGAAGACAAGTAGATAAAATCAAAGAGATGAATTTTACATTAAAAGAAGGAAAAGAAGTTAATTCGCCATATATCGAAGAGTGTCCTGTAAATATTGAATGTAAAGTAAAATCTATAATCCCTTTAGGTACACATGATTTATTTCTTGCCGAAGTTGTATGTTCACATATTGACCAAAGACTTATGGACGAAAATGAAAAAATTCATTTTGAATGGGCAAATTTAATCGCCTACTCTCATGGAGAATATTTTCCAATTCCTAAAACTCCAATTGGAAAATTTGGATATTCTGTTGCCAAAACAAACTCAACTCCAAAAGCAGAAAATAAATCAATAAAAAAGCCAAAAAAATCATTAAAAAATAAATCTGAGAAAAAGAAAAGAAAGAAGGTAAAATAA
- a CDS encoding septum site-determining protein MinC, whose product MNNYVILKGKKDRLLIHLNEEVDFLTLRDSLVDKIKEARNFIGNGHMAIEFTNRKLSELEENVLIDLIKSNCDLNITYVFSEKSAGEAEKIKFVKSISEEGFTKFYRGTLRSGTKLEYNGNIVILGDVNPGALIRAKGNVIVLGFLNGTVYAGLDGDRNAFIGATYMNPVQMVIGHIIAPPMQKKILDTNRVDRKGGFKIAFIRDKEIQIEDFNSRLLND is encoded by the coding sequence ATGAATAACTACGTGATTTTAAAAGGGAAAAAAGATAGATTATTAATTCACTTAAATGAAGAAGTGGATTTTTTGACGTTAAGAGATAGTCTTGTTGATAAAATTAAGGAAGCAAGAAATTTTATTGGAAATGGCCATATGGCAATAGAGTTTACAAATAGAAAATTAAGTGAACTTGAAGAAAATGTTTTGATAGATCTGATAAAGAGTAATTGTGATCTAAATATTACCTATGTTTTTTCTGAAAAAAGTGCAGGAGAAGCAGAAAAAATAAAGTTTGTAAAGTCCATTTCTGAAGAGGGATTTACAAAGTTTTATAGAGGAACATTAAGATCAGGAACTAAGCTTGAATATAATGGTAACATTGTAATATTAGGTGATGTAAATCCTGGTGCATTGATAAGAGCTAAAGGAAATGTAATAGTATTAGGATTTTTAAATGGAACTGTGTATGCAGGTCTAGATGGAGATAGAAATGCCTTTATAGGGGCTACCTATATGAACCCGGTTCAAATGGTGATAGGCCATATAATAGCTCCTCCTATGCAAAAAAAAATTCTTGATACTAATAGAGTTGATAGAAAAGGTGGATTTAAAATAGCTTTTATCAGAGATAAAGAAATTCAAATTGAAGATTTTAATTCTCGTTTATTAAATGATTAG
- the minD gene encoding septum site-determining protein MinD: MAKVIVITSGKGGVGKTTTTSNIGVGLALKGKKVLLIDTDIGLRNLDVVMGLENRIVYDLVDVIEGRCRIPQALIKDKRCSNLCLLPAAQIRDKNDINPEQMKKLINSLRKDFDYILIDCPAGIEQGFKNAIAAADEAIVVTTPEISATRDADRIIGLLEANDIKNPRLVVNRIKMDMVKAGNMLSVDDMLDVLAIDLMGVVPDDENIVISTNKGEPLVYKGESLAAQAYKNIVERIDGNDIPFLNLDVKLSFFDKIKLVFGK, from the coding sequence ATGGCGAAGGTAATAGTTATAACATCTGGGAAAGGTGGAGTTGGAAAAACTACTACTACATCAAATATAGGTGTAGGTCTTGCTTTAAAAGGGAAAAAAGTTTTACTTATAGATACAGATATTGGATTAAGAAATTTAGATGTAGTTATGGGGCTTGAAAATAGAATAGTGTACGATTTAGTTGATGTAATAGAAGGAAGATGCAGAATTCCACAAGCATTAATTAAAGATAAAAGATGTTCTAATCTTTGTTTGCTTCCTGCAGCTCAAATAAGAGATAAAAATGATATTAATCCAGAACAAATGAAAAAATTGATTAATAGTTTGAGAAAAGATTTCGATTATATTTTAATAGATTGTCCTGCAGGAATAGAGCAAGGATTTAAAAATGCTATTGCTGCTGCAGATGAAGCAATTGTTGTCACAACTCCTGAAATCTCAGCAACAAGAGATGCTGATAGAATAATCGGACTATTAGAAGCAAATGATATAAAAAATCCAAGACTTGTAGTAAACCGTATAAAAATGGATATGGTAAAAGCAGGAAATATGCTTAGTGTAGATGATATGTTAGACGTTTTAGCTATTGATTTGATGGGTGTTGTTCCAGATGATGAAAATATAGTAATTTCGACTAATAAGGGAGAACCCTTAGTATATAAAGGTGAATCATTAGCAGCTCAAGCATATAAAAATATAGTAGAAAGAATAGATGGAAATGATATTCCTTTTTTGAATTTGGATGTGAAATTAAGCTTCTTTGATAAAATAAAATTAGTATTTGGAAAGTAG
- the minE gene encoding cell division topological specificity factor MinE — protein MGIFSFFNRDSNKSKNIAKDRLKLVLIHDRAMLSSGMLDQMKDEIIEVISKYVDIDKNELNIDIAQNTENNRRTTLVANIPLKPKVASR, from the coding sequence GTGGGGATTTTTAGTTTTTTTAATAGAGATTCAAATAAATCAAAAAATATTGCAAAAGATAGATTAAAATTAGTATTAATTCATGACAGAGCCATGCTTTCTTCTGGAATGCTTGATCAAATGAAGGATGAAATAATAGAAGTTATTTCTAAATATGTGGATATTGATAAAAATGAACTGAATATTGATATTGCACAAAATACAGAAAATAATAGAAGAACAACATTAGTTGCTAATATTCCATTGAAACCTAAGGTAGCAAGTAGATAA
- a CDS encoding flavodoxin, with translation MKTGIFYGSTTGTTESVVDRVKVLLDADVFTADDIDKAENYDFIILATSTWGMGELQDRWLDGIEKLKNLNLSGKKVALIGVGDQEGFGDTFVDAIGIIYDEIKDKGITLVGKTSTDGYNFSSSRAVEDGEFLGLIIDENNQGELTEERINSWIEKVR, from the coding sequence ATGAAAACAGGAATTTTTTATGGAAGCACAACAGGGACAACAGAAAGTGTTGTAGATAGAGTTAAAGTTCTTTTAGATGCAGATGTATTTACTGCAGATGATATTGATAAAGCAGAAAATTATGATTTTATAATTTTAGCTACTTCTACATGGGGAATGGGAGAGCTACAAGATAGATGGCTTGATGGAATTGAAAAATTAAAAAATTTAAATCTTTCTGGAAAAAAAGTAGCTTTAATTGGTGTAGGAGATCAGGAAGGGTTTGGAGATACATTTGTTGATGCAATAGGTATTATTTATGATGAAATAAAAGATAAAGGAATAACACTTGTAGGAAAAACTTCTACTGATGGATATAATTTTAGTAGTTCAAGAGCAGTTGAAGATGGAGAGTTTTTAGGTTTAATTATAGATGAAAATAATCAAGGAGAATTAACAGAAGAAAGAATTAATTCTTGGATTGAAAAGGTTAGATAA
- a CDS encoding DUF2023 family protein: MKRLDNMSEQKRNELGVFFHMMYELNKGLRNLALLTTTIENFEIVKERLEKCNYSYIIEKLKSGYINIFFGKTESIAVLKRFKKNSLKDFTPEEDFILGVLLGYNVEQQCKRYIERKVS, encoded by the coding sequence TTGAAAAGGTTAGATAATATGAGTGAACAAAAGAGAAATGAGTTAGGTGTTTTCTTTCATATGATGTATGAGTTAAATAAAGGTTTAAGAAACTTAGCTTTATTAACAACAACAATAGAAAACTTTGAGATAGTTAAAGAAAGATTAGAAAAGTGTAATTATAGTTATATTATTGAAAAATTAAAATCGGGTTATATAAATATATTCTTTGGTAAAACAGAAAGTATAGCAGTTTTAAAAAGATTTAAAAAGAATTCATTAAAAGATTTTACTCCAGAAGAAGATTTTATATTAGGTGTATTACTAGGTTATAATGTTGAACAGCAATGTAAAAGATATATAGAGAGAAAAGTAAGCTAA
- a CDS encoding cyclically-permuted mutarotase family protein, which produces MKKILFAAIVSSLILTGCSAAQPTSNSNYSVNKITWETAGKLPAQKGYTENIGTAGVLNGVLEGKYIVVGGGANFPVKSPAEGGPKVTYSDVYVLVESNGKLDVVEHTNFPHEIGYGSSVTTNEGIYYIGGAPNAENNDDIWFLSMKDGKLNMEKIGDLPFTVENGKAVEKDGKLYIFTGKIAGQTSNEFYSYDIKTGKTEKLPDVPGEVRAQAIAQELNGNIYVFGGGNSKAFTDGYKYDFTTNQWTPVAPIQIDGKDISVLGGNSVKLNNEELMVIGGFNKQIWNDANHYLSTLKGKELDNYKANYFSTDPVDFNWNKEILIYNATTDTWRTIGEIPFDAPCGEGLVLVGNKVFSINGEIKPGVRTNRMYTGHIIK; this is translated from the coding sequence ATGAAAAAAATTTTATTCGCTGCAATTGTATCATCTCTAATTTTAACTGGGTGCTCTGCAGCTCAACCTACATCAAATAGTAATTATAGTGTAAATAAAATTACTTGGGAAACTGCTGGAAAACTTCCTGCACAAAAAGGTTATACAGAAAATATTGGTACTGCTGGTGTTTTAAATGGTGTTCTTGAAGGAAAGTATATTGTTGTTGGTGGAGGGGCTAATTTCCCTGTTAAATCACCTGCTGAAGGTGGACCAAAAGTAACTTACTCAGATGTTTATGTATTAGTAGAAAGTAATGGTAAATTAGATGTTGTTGAACATACAAACTTCCCACATGAAATAGGATATGGTTCATCTGTTACTACAAATGAAGGAATCTATTACATCGGTGGAGCTCCAAATGCAGAAAATAACGATGATATATGGTTTTTATCTATGAAAGATGGAAAATTAAATATGGAAAAAATCGGGGATCTTCCTTTTACTGTTGAAAATGGAAAAGCTGTAGAAAAAGATGGAAAACTTTATATATTTACTGGTAAAATAGCAGGTCAAACTTCTAATGAATTCTATTCATATGATATAAAAACTGGAAAAACTGAAAAATTACCTGATGTTCCAGGTGAAGTTAGAGCACAAGCTATTGCACAAGAATTAAATGGAAATATCTATGTGTTTGGTGGAGGAAATAGCAAAGCATTTACAGATGGTTATAAATATGATTTTACAACTAACCAATGGACTCCTGTAGCTCCAATCCAAATAGATGGTAAGGATATCTCTGTGCTAGGTGGAAACTCTGTTAAATTAAACAATGAAGAACTAATGGTAATAGGTGGATTTAACAAACAAATTTGGAACGATGCTAACCATTATCTTTCTACTTTAAAGGGAAAAGAATTAGATAATTACAAAGCTAATTACTTCTCAACAGATCCAGTTGACTTTAACTGGAACAAAGAAATCTTAATATATAATGCTACTACAGACACATGGAGAACTATTGGAGAAATACCATTTGATGCTCCTTGTGGAGAAGGATTGGTTTTAGTAGGAAATAAAGTATTTTCTATAAATGGAGAAATAAAACCAGGTGTTAGAACTAATAGAATGTACACTGGTCACATTATTAAATAG
- the fomA gene encoding major outer membrane protein FomA: MKRLALLLGSLLVVSAAASAKEVVPAPVVVQETPVQIVEKEVIVYREKEPEWRPSGFISLQQTYYGTTEGQKSTNVARGDWNKYNDYMRTQLEGRVQMTPNQAIDFRSRLYQNTHRDTTNDKYNSKQDQLRVRYYYDHGTVGDTQIDAMSRLKYVKDGTGRGTQTVEYILEFDFAKYLFNNDYVKTTRFVVGPSVSYSWSDDMREINADGLAQAGAGSSTAVGIYANWVTELPFGFGTEFELDTMNYAFGSSNGVFVNDAIVDGKAVKQAEKRKFTVPVKFLITHGWNLWSNDKYSLDWYAEGGYDTYDFSNRDSFSFSEEKTSKEAYTLKFEPTVTLTYNATNFLSVYGTLGAEYSNWVRTNQTDASHWRWQPYATVGVRTTF; the protein is encoded by the coding sequence ATGAAAAGATTAGCACTTTTATTAGGATCTTTATTAGTAGTTTCTGCTGCTGCTTCAGCTAAAGAAGTAGTTCCTGCACCAGTTGTAGTTCAAGAAACTCCAGTACAAATAGTAGAAAAAGAAGTAATAGTATACAGAGAAAAAGAACCTGAATGGAGACCATCAGGATTTATAAGTTTACAACAAACTTATTATGGAACAACAGAAGGGCAAAAGTCAACAAATGTTGCAAGAGGAGATTGGAATAAGTATAATGATTATATGAGAACTCAATTAGAAGGAAGAGTTCAAATGACTCCAAATCAAGCAATTGATTTTAGATCAAGATTATATCAAAATACTCATAGAGACACAACTAATGATAAATATAATAGTAAACAAGATCAACTAAGAGTTAGATATTACTATGATCACGGAACTGTAGGAGATACTCAAATTGATGCAATGTCAAGATTAAAATATGTAAAAGATGGAACAGGGCGTGGAACTCAAACTGTTGAATATATTTTAGAGTTTGATTTTGCTAAATACCTATTTAACAATGATTACGTAAAAACAACTAGATTCGTAGTTGGACCTTCTGTATCTTATAGTTGGTCTGATGATATGAGAGAAATTAATGCAGATGGTTTAGCACAAGCAGGAGCAGGTTCTTCTACAGCAGTTGGAATATATGCTAATTGGGTAACTGAATTACCATTTGGATTCGGAACAGAATTTGAATTAGACACTATGAACTATGCATTTGGAAGTTCAAATGGTGTGTTTGTGAATGATGCTATAGTAGATGGAAAAGCAGTTAAACAAGCTGAAAAGAGAAAATTTACTGTACCAGTAAAATTCTTAATAACTCATGGATGGAATTTATGGTCTAATGATAAATATAGTTTAGATTGGTATGCTGAAGGTGGATATGATACTTATGATTTCTCTAATAGAGATTCATTCAGTTTTAGTGAAGAAAAAACATCTAAAGAAGCATATACTTTAAAATTTGAACCAACTGTTACTTTAACTTATAATGCAACTAACTTTCTAAGTGTTTATGGAACACTTGGAGCAGAATACAGTAACTGGGTAAGAACTAACCAAACTGATGCATCTCATTGGAGATGGCAACCATATGCTACTGTAGGAGTAAGAACTACATTCTAG
- a CDS encoding recombinase family protein translates to MNKVTAIYCRESTEKQDIESLIALCQREVKKLKLQNVKVYADVASGYTREREQYNLLKKDIQNNLVETLVLYESSRLTRDEIEHHVFYQLLRVHNVKLYTVTHGWIDLHNEDDTFLTNLLNLLDAREGRKTAKRSKDRMIELAKQGRWTGGPAPLGYKLENKELIIVPENAEKVKLIFKLFLEGNTRHSIAKMLGYEIKKVRRILTNPVYIGKLKFHQSEMKNKKRIYNKKYEFLDGIHEAIIDTDTFNLVQMQLKKIYREVSNEKYIFKDLITCVCGRKMYKIKRTDIYFQKRSNKEVEYTKNLYSCMSSNKSKIQCSLNSLHEDELFIEVMEELKKIIYSLDVDTISTEVEDYNNQLKFLKKELSTLITKKETLTRQLINSLITEALFEKLMLELKEKEIFLREQIKNLETIINSKELKESNNAILKEYFEKLQAEKDPQKLNNFFKLIIEEIEMINDYRFYIHLRF, encoded by the coding sequence ATGAACAAAGTGACTGCAATATATTGTAGAGAAAGCACAGAGAAGCAGGATATAGAAAGTCTTATCGCACTTTGTCAGAGAGAAGTAAAAAAATTAAAGTTACAAAATGTAAAAGTATATGCAGATGTTGCTTCCGGGTATACAAGAGAAAGAGAACAATACAACTTACTAAAAAAAGACATCCAAAATAATTTAGTTGAAACATTGGTGCTATATGAAAGTTCTAGGCTAACCAGGGATGAAATAGAACATCATGTTTTCTATCAGCTCCTGCGAGTGCATAATGTGAAACTTTATACGGTCACTCATGGTTGGATTGACTTACATAATGAAGATGATACCTTCCTAACAAATCTTTTGAATTTACTCGATGCTCGTGAAGGTAGAAAAACAGCTAAAAGAAGTAAAGACAGAATGATTGAACTTGCTAAACAGGGGAGATGGACAGGTGGCCCAGCTCCTCTGGGTTACAAACTAGAAAATAAAGAACTAATTATAGTTCCTGAGAATGCAGAAAAAGTAAAACTTATTTTTAAGTTATTCCTGGAAGGAAATACAAGACATAGCATTGCTAAAATGCTTGGATATGAAATAAAAAAAGTAAGAAGAATTCTTACAAATCCTGTCTATATTGGAAAATTAAAGTTTCATCAAAGTGAAATGAAAAATAAAAAGAGGATTTACAATAAAAAATATGAATTTCTCGATGGGATACATGAAGCAATAATAGATACTGATACTTTCAACTTAGTACAGATGCAGCTGAAAAAAATATACCGAGAAGTATCAAATGAAAAATATATCTTTAAAGATTTAATTACTTGTGTATGTGGTAGGAAGATGTATAAGATTAAACGTACAGATATATATTTCCAAAAGCGAAGTAATAAAGAGGTGGAATACACTAAAAATCTTTATAGCTGCATGAGTTCTAATAAATCTAAAATTCAGTGTTCTTTAAATAGTTTACATGAAGATGAGCTTTTTATTGAAGTAATGGAGGAGTTAAAAAAAATAATTTATTCTTTAGATGTCGATACTATAAGCACAGAGGTTGAAGATTATAATAACCAGCTTAAATTTTTAAAGAAAGAACTCTCAACCTTGATTACCAAAAAAGAAACACTAACAAGGCAGCTAATTAATAGTTTAATTACTGAAGCACTTTTTGAAAAATTGATGCTGGAGCTTAAAGAAAAAGAAATATTTTTAAGAGAACAAATTAAAAATCTTGAAACAATAATAAATTCTAAAGAGTTAAAGGAAAGTAATAATGCAATTCTAAAAGAATATTTTGAAAAGCTCCAGGCTGAAAAGGATCCACAAAAACTGAATAATTTTTTTAAATTAATAATAGAGGAAATAGAAATGATTAATGATTATCGTTTTTATATTCATCTAAGATTCTAG